AGTTAATTATAGCttttaaaaaagggaaaaaaataAACCACAATTTGACTCAACTCAAATCGAAACGTAAGGGAAAAAAAGTaaaccacaatttgactccactcaaATCGAAAAGTAAAACGGgaaacttgcgaaagatgaaaagtatggggaTACAAAGTTGAAAGCAAAAAAGTGTTGTGGTTAAATTGTAAATTTCATGTTCGGTTTTGAATTAGAGACGTTAAAAATGATGAATCGACGTCGACTATAAccagatgaaaagttttgggttattAGTAAAAAAGTTAAGGGATTAAAATGCAAAAGATAGAAACTTGTAGGTTAAAAACGCAAAAtgcaaattttttttgaaaatcccCCAATGCACATGTTACTATAACATAAAGCAAAAACATCTTGGTAATTTATAGGTTGCAAATATCTTCATTATCTTTGAAATAAGTTATGTATAATATATGCGGATACCTTTATTCATTCACGATTCACGAATATATTTCTAAGAAATATCAATGAAAAATGTGGATGTTATTTCAATTCTCTTCTTTCTGGACTAAATCACAATTTGGATATTTCTAAGAAATATCAATGAAAAATGGGGTGGTGGTTTATTGGCAAAGACAAAACTTTTAAACACCTTAAGAGGGGATGTATTGAATTCAAGTCATACAAATgacagaaataaaaaaaaaattgatgttaAAAAAACTAATAGGGAAAAGTAGAGCGTTATTAACTAAAGTTGAAAAgtaagtaaataaataatactgTAACCAATTCCCAAGTCAAATTGACAATGTGTTTGGTGTAAAGTTTTTGGTTTGAAGTAATGACCTTGAAGTCCATTTGTTAAAATGACTTTTTTGTACAAAATCACCAAATACGATGAGTAAAGATTAATTAAACTATAATTGAAGTAATCTTCActttataattaattaaataaattataatCATAGATGCATTTTCCCTCTCTTTCTTTTTATTTCACATATTTTTATATACTGAGATACCAAATACaatctttaaaaaataaaaaaaaatgaattgcaaggattgtcctttatctttatatctATTTGCAgacgttgtcctttatgtttaaaattgacgagttttgtactttatgttttcaaatcatacacgttttgtcctttacccctaacccagttaaatttttctgtcaaatatggtcatgtgcaagtcacatgaAGACATATCAGTCATTTCCCCACCCTTTCCATTTTCCCCCAATTAATACCAACCCAAACCCTACCCTTTCTCCCAACCGTTCACCAGCAACCATCCAACCACCCTACAAGCACCACCGTCACCATCACTAGAACCACCGTTCACCACCACCACTATCAACAAAACCTCTTTAATCACCCCACCACATACCAGCTACACCATCCCCACCCCTCTTTTCTCCTAATTCCACCATCACTTCCACCACAAATACCCATAAACACACACTTTCCTCATTTTGGAAAACCCAAAGAAAGAGTGAGATGGAGAGAGAAAacagaagagagagaaagaatcAAAGAGAGAGATAGAGTATGGTCGTgagaggttagagagagagagagaaaacgcAGAGAAAGAGAGTGGGGGAGCTGGTGGTCGACGGTTGTCCGACACGAAGCTTTAACAGCTCCGGTGGTCGACGGTTGTCTGACACGACGCTTTAGCAGCTCCGGTGGTCGACGGTTGTCTGACACGACGCTTGAACAGCTCAGCTTAGATCGACGGGGATGATGACAGATGTTGGTGTTGTTGTGGGTGTAACGACGGGGTGATGGCGGTGGTCATGTGGAGCAACGATAATGACGGAGGCGGTTGTGCTTGAAGGAGACACCAATGATGGTTTTGATTGAAAGTGATGAAGGTGGTGTCGGCTGTGGTCCACGATGACGGCGATGATGGTTAAGGATAACGacgaggatggtggtggtggtgaacgGTGGTTCTAGTGATGGTGACGGTGGTGCTTGTATGGTGGTTGGATGGTTGCTGGTGAACGGTTGGGAGAAAGGGTAGGGGTTTGGGTTGGTATTAATTAGGGGAAAATGAAAAGGGTGTGGAAATGACTGATATGCCCTCATGTGATTTGCACATGACCATATTTGacagaaaaatctaactgggttagggctaaaggacaaaacgtgtatgatttgaaaacataaagtacaaaactcgtcagttttaaacataaaggacagcgcctgcaaatgggtataaagataaacgacaatccttgcaattcactcaaTAAAAAACACATACACAAACATAGAGTAGGTTTATTGGAGACCAAAAAAAAAGCAGAGAACTAGAAAGACATGGTCAAAACATGTATATATTGGTTTAAATGTGATTGAATGTGACCATAGTGATTGAATTGTGCGAACATTTGCGGGTTGAAGTATGAATGAGCTTGGTATCGAACTGATTCTGAAAATCAACAATAGCGGTTAAATGTACTGAAAATAATCAGTACGGTACCAATATTTGAATGTAAATCAACTAAAACACCGGTATCATACCGAACGGTTACTGGTCcctaaaaacaaaaaacaaaaatggGTACCGTTAGCAGTACCAGAAATGATTGGTATAATACGATACCAATACCCAATATCAAATGTTCATCCCTGGGTTAAAGCGGATATTGAGATTGCACATACTAGGATTGTCGTTGATCGTACGTTTTGTGGTTGATCTTTGCTTGTTGATCGGCTTTAACCGCCTTTTTTGGTTTCCGAGAATCAATAGGTGAGAGAGAATGTATTATAGAGAGGAAAATGATAGAGCTTGGTCTGAAAATTTGTTAGATAACTGGTATGTAATAGGTTAGacatttagtttaattatttttaaagtcAATTCAAATGATCGCATGACTGTTGTCATTTTAGATATCAAAGGTGAATTAATCACTTATCTTCTTGAAAAATCCAAGTACCACAACACATGGTATGATGTTTAATACCGTACCATGCGCCACATTGGTAATATGTGTGGGTACCAAACCTTAAAAAAAGATCCATACCATGTTCACTAATATCTAAAATCTACGCACTCTATTAGGTAAATTAGGTAACGCATAAAGTATCTATGGTATCCACTTATCTATTTAATAATGTCTTGTTAGCTTTATTCAACTACTTGAATTATTATATATTTAGCTAATGTTCTCGTTTACATTAATCcgataaattataaattaacatgtttaataattaTAGCCTTAACTTTATTTGTATATAGAGTTGGTTATTTAAAACACAACAATAAGAAAATGATCGAGTTTAAAAAAAAGATATTTGCATTCAATGTTatcttttttatatatttaactaAGTTCACAACCATATCATAATCCTtgttttttaacaacaaatttggatcactaacgAACTATTGGAGTATTATCGTACCACCACTGAAACCACTCGTTCATCGAAAAACCCCTCTTGTAGGAAACGAACTCGAACTCAGAATCTATTGATCTCAAAGCATTATTCCACCCCTAACATGCCACTAGACTATTAAAATAATATGCAACCATATAATCCTACCAAACaaatttatatataaattaaTGCAAAACTATAAATCATAAGTTTTTAACGGTAAATATTTAAATGTATCCAACATTATTTAATTTACAATTCAATAATCAACCGTATTTTATGAGTATATTTATTGTAATACGTGGCTCCCGTCAAGAAAAAGAAAGCTTTTTATAAGCCAGTTGGGATACACAATACTTATATTTCCTCTCTATACGGAACCAAcaagatatgatcaaaaacaagaatcAATCCAACTTTGCTTTTCGATCAAATTCACAAAACCCCTTTTGAATTTCCCTCTCCATCACTCTTTCTCCACCGTAAACATCAAAGCTTTTCATTCTAAATACATCCGGCAACAATGACGTCCGGGTTTTCCGGCGGCTATCCAGATTTCCTCAATGCCAAAAGAGGCGGCGTAAACAACGTTGTTGGGAGATCTGTGTCGTCCATGATGAATGCGAACAACGTTAACAGAAGTAGCTACATGCAACAATTAAATTACAGATCCCCGGTGATTGAGCCACAGTGTGAATTGAATCGGAAACGATCGTTGCTGGAGTTCCAACAGAACCATCAGTTCCGGCAACAAGCTTCGGTGTACTTGAGGAACGTGAAACCAAGGTACGTGATGAGTGATTTTCATAGTAATGATTATTATGGCCGGATACAAAACGACCCCGTTTCGGTGAATCTAGAAACTGACAGAAAGATGAAGAATCGTCTACAAGAACTAGAAAAGGAGCTTTTGCATGACGATGAAGAAGAACAAAACGACGGCGTTTCGGCTGTGACTGATACCGAGTTATCGGAAACGATTCAGAAGTTACTGAACCCGGTGAAGGACGAAAAACCGGAAACGACGTCGTCTTCGTCGTCATCATGTGCGTCTTCTTCGTCAACAATTCCTCCAAGACAGTTAATATCAAATGCCGCAGATGCAATATCAGACGGTAAACCAGATATCGTGGTTGAATTAATCACGCGCCTGAACCAAATTTCCAACGCGCGTGGTACTCCTGAACAACGATTAGGCTTTTACATGGCGTGTGCTCTACGCTCGCGTCTGCGCGTGAGCTCCACGGCGGAGGAACAACCGTCTTCAGCAGCTGAGTTGTACACAAAAGAACACATTTTGTCAACGCAGTTGCTCTACGACGTATCACCATGCTTCAAGCTAGCTTTCATGGCGGCTAATAATGTCATCCTGCAAACTTTATCGGGTTCGGGTCGACCCGAAAGAAATATCCATGTGGTGGACTTTGACATAGGCCATGGGATTCAATACGTGTACTTAATTCACGCGATTGCGGCGGCGCGTAAGGTTGATTATGGAGCACCCATCACGTTAAAGCTCACAACTTTTGAAGATTTTAGTAACGAAAGTGTTGAAAGATTGAAACTTGTGGGTGATGGACTCAAATCGCTTTCTAACAAGTTAAATGTTTTGTTTGATTATAACGCTTTGGATTTCAAATTATCTGAGATCAGTAAACAGGGTTTAGCGGTTGCAAACGACGACGTTTTGGTAGTAAATTTTGCTTTTAAGTTGAATAAGTTGCCAGACGAAAGCGTCACGACAGAGAATCTAAGAGACGAGGTTCTCCGTCGTGTGAAACGGTTGTCGCCGGCGGTGGTGACGATGGCGGAGCAGGAACTAAACACGAATACAGCCTCGTTCACGAGCCGTGTGAACGAGTTGTTTAGTTATTATACTAAGCTTGTAGACTCGTTTGACTCGGGTGTTTCGATGGATAACTCGAAGCGAGTTAAGATAGAGGAAGGACTGAGTCGGAGAATCGTTAACTCGGTTGCTTGTGAAGGTAGGGACCGAGTTGAAAGATGCGAGGTGTTTGGCAAATGGCGGGCCCGGATGAGGATGGCTGGGTTTGAGTCAAACCCAGTGAGTGACACCGAGTTGTTGTCAAAGTTGAAGTTTGGGACACGTGGCAACCCGGGATTCACTGTGAAAGAAGAATCCGGTGGAATTTGCATTGGATGGTTGGGGCGGACTCTCACCGTTGTGTCTGCGTGGCATTAAGTTAGTTCATTGATTAGTTATAAAGAATTGATTGTGATGATTAATGTTGTATTAGATGCATATTCGATTATTCCCACCTAAAAAACGAATAATAGTGGCGTTTAGTTAAGGTGGGGAGTATTGTAAACCGTCCATTGTATTTTAGTGTGTTTAATCGGTAGCTTAACCACATCTTAAGTCTTAACCTAATTGTTATTTTTATTGAAGCTTATAGTTTGCTTAATAAGTTAATAATGTATTGATTAAGGTGTATACGTGTTACATATGTATACCAAAACATTTACGTGTTTTATAttgttgtttcttttgtttttgaGGCTTGTATATGTTATGTCGAGGGGAGGCTTTATATACCCCACCCCCTCACCGCCTATTTGGCTTCCTTTCTCTCTAGTTGGTGTAGAATAGTAAACGAATTTAATTTTCATTTGACACTGAATAGAATTTATATCGTAACATCAACAAATTAAAAATGTTGCAACACTACATTCGAAATTaaagaaaaacaaatatttttaagATATAGAAAAAAGTGTTGTGTGTGTGACACGTGCCATCATATTGTTGGTTcaataatgaaataaaaaaaatataggtAAAGATGATGGG
Above is a window of Helianthus annuus cultivar XRQ/B chromosome 14, HanXRQr2.0-SUNRISE, whole genome shotgun sequence DNA encoding:
- the LOC110905105 gene encoding scarecrow-like protein 8, with product MTSGFSGGYPDFLNAKRGGVNNVVGRSVSSMMNANNVNRSSYMQQLNYRSPVIEPQCELNRKRSLLEFQQNHQFRQQASVYLRNVKPRYVMSDFHSNDYYGRIQNDPVSVNLETDRKMKNRLQELEKELLHDDEEEQNDGVSAVTDTELSETIQKLLNPVKDEKPETTSSSSSSCASSSSTIPPRQLISNAADAISDGKPDIVVELITRLNQISNARGTPEQRLGFYMACALRSRLRVSSTAEEQPSSAAELYTKEHILSTQLLYDVSPCFKLAFMAANNVILQTLSGSGRPERNIHVVDFDIGHGIQYVYLIHAIAAARKVDYGAPITLKLTTFEDFSNESVERLKLVGDGLKSLSNKLNVLFDYNALDFKLSEISKQGLAVANDDVLVVNFAFKLNKLPDESVTTENLRDEVLRRVKRLSPAVVTMAEQELNTNTASFTSRVNELFSYYTKLVDSFDSGVSMDNSKRVKIEEGLSRRIVNSVACEGRDRVERCEVFGKWRARMRMAGFESNPVSDTELLSKLKFGTRGNPGFTVKEESGGICIGWLGRTLTVVSAWH